A single genomic interval of Buchnera aphidicola (Symydobius americanus) harbors:
- the era gene encoding GTPase Era translates to MNKIDYYCGYIGIFGKQNVGKSTILNKLIENKVSITSRKPGTTQKNILGIQTKKNYQIIYIDTPGMKLKEKNNYMLRINNKLSLILFVVNKNTWSKLDELILNKIQKLFTSTILVINKIDCITQKIKLLPYIEQVRKKHNFMEIIPISAKFRKNIDILSQKIKEYIPKSKHLFPKKCITNVSSEFIITEIIREKIIRLVGKELPYLIKIKINSYKIDQCHKNYIDAFVIVKNNRHKKIIIGKNGEKIKLYGIKARKEIEKKFNKSIYLKLWVKIYKK, encoded by the coding sequence ATGAATAAAATCGATTATTATTGTGGTTATATTGGAATTTTCGGAAAACAAAATGTCGGAAAATCCACAATATTAAATAAATTAATAGAAAATAAAGTGTCTATTACTTCTCGTAAACCAGGAACAACCCAAAAAAATATATTGGGAATTCAAACAAAAAAAAATTATCAAATAATTTATATTGATACACCTGGAATGAAATTAAAAGAAAAAAATAATTATATGCTTCGTATTAATAATAAATTATCGCTTATTTTGTTTGTAGTGAATAAAAATACTTGGTCAAAATTAGATGAATTAATATTAAATAAAATACAAAAACTATTTACATCAACTATTTTAGTAATTAATAAAATTGATTGTATTACTCAAAAAATAAAATTATTACCTTATATTGAACAAGTCCGAAAAAAACACAATTTTATGGAAATTATTCCAATTTCTGCAAAATTTAGAAAAAATATTGATATATTATCACAAAAAATAAAAGAATATATTCCAAAATCTAAACATCTTTTCCCAAAAAAATGCATTACCAATGTTTCTTCAGAATTTATAATTACCGAAATAATACGAGAAAAAATTATTCGTCTTGTAGGAAAAGAATTACCATATTTAATCAAAATTAAAATTAATTCATATAAAATAGATCAATGTCATAAAAATTATATTGATGCTTTTGTTATAGTAAAGAATAATAGACATAAAAAAATTATTATAGGAAAAAATGGAGAAAAAATTAAATTGTATGGAATAAAAGCTCGAAAAGAAATAGAAAAAAAATTTAATAAATCAATTTATTTAAAATTATGGGTAAAAATATATAAAAAATAA
- the dnaQ gene encoding DNA polymerase III subunit epsilon has product MDRKIVIDTETTGMNRNKKFYLDHCIIEIGAVEIINRELTGNNFHTYIQTNRLIDFEAFKIHGITNDFLMDKPFFYEIILKFIKYLNQSDIIMHNANFDLGFLNYEIQKLNKNIKKISEMCKVIDTLQIARSNFPGKKNNLDALRKRYQVNIPRNLHSAIIDAEILAKVYLRMTSVQKTIIFNNLFNQKNILKNNFIKNKKHFENIPPFVLKATKNEYHKHEKYLKNINKDNSCLWLKLKNII; this is encoded by the coding sequence TTGGATAGAAAGATAGTAATAGATACTGAAACTACTGGAATGAATAGGAATAAAAAATTTTATCTTGATCATTGTATTATTGAAATTGGAGCAGTCGAAATTATTAATCGTGAGTTAACCGGAAATAATTTTCATACATATATTCAAACCAATCGATTAATAGATTTTGAGGCTTTTAAAATTCATGGTATTACTAATGATTTTTTAATGGATAAACCATTTTTTTATGAAATTATTTTAAAATTTATCAAGTATTTAAATCAATCTGATATTATTATGCATAATGCTAATTTTGATTTAGGATTTTTAAATTATGAGATTCAAAAATTAAATAAAAATATTAAAAAAATTTCTGAAATGTGCAAAGTTATAGATACTTTACAGATAGCTCGGTCAAATTTTCCAGGAAAAAAAAATAATTTAGATGCTTTAAGAAAAAGATATCAAGTTAATATTCCCAGAAATTTACATAGCGCTATTATTGATGCTGAAATTTTGGCAAAGGTTTATCTTCGTATGACGAGTGTACAAAAAACAATTATTTTTAATAATCTATTTAATCAAAAAAATATTTTAAAAAATAATTTCATTAAAAATAAAAAACATTTTGAAAATATTCCACCTTTCGTTTTAAAGGCTACAAAAAATGAATATCATAAACATGAAAAGTATTTAAAAAATATAAATAAAGATAATTCTTGTTTATGGTTAAAATTAAAGAATATTATTTGA
- the rnc gene encoding ribonuclease III has protein sequence MNYTMINKLQKTLGYTFEKEEILNQALTHRSASVKHNERLEFLGDSILSFVIANTLYRDFPYINEGDMSRMRATLVQGNTLAKIASEFSLGEYLQLGQGELKSGGFKRESILANTIEAIIGSIFIDSDIQIVEKLILKWYKKRLKTIDPKDLQKDSKTRLQEYLQSQNIPLPSYIITQIYGEAHNQLFTIQCKIYEIKGEFIGMGSSKRQAEQNSANQALIKLGIE, from the coding sequence ATGAATTACACTATGATAAATAAATTACAAAAAACTTTAGGATATACTTTTGAAAAAGAAGAAATTTTAAATCAAGCTCTAACACATCGAAGTGCGAGCGTAAAACATAATGAAAGATTAGAGTTTTTAGGTGATTCTATTTTAAGTTTTGTGATTGCGAACACCTTATATCGAGATTTTCCATATATTAATGAAGGCGACATGAGTAGAATGAGAGCAACACTGGTACAGGGAAATACATTAGCAAAAATAGCTAGCGAATTTAGTTTAGGAGAATATTTACAACTAGGACAGGGTGAACTTAAAAGCGGGGGGTTTAAAAGAGAATCAATATTAGCTAATACTATTGAAGCAATAATTGGTAGTATTTTTATAGATAGTGATATTCAAATAGTAGAAAAATTAATATTAAAATGGTATAAAAAAAGATTAAAAACTATTGACCCTAAAGATTTACAAAAAGATTCTAAAACACGTCTTCAAGAATATCTACAATCTCAAAATATTCCATTACCTTCATATATAATTACTCAAATATATGGAGAAGCGCACAACCAACTATTTACAATACAATGTAAAATTTACGAAATAAAAGGAGAATTTATTGGTATGGGATCAAGTAAAAGACAAGCAGAACAAAACTCTGCAAATCAAGCTTTAATAAAACTAGGAATAGAATGA
- the lepB gene encoding signal peptidase I, giving the protein MKNIFFNVLYSLILITGIVWLFNIIYLIINKISDFRKSNIIQCKNNSKDNHKTINNKSFINTIGSFFPVLIIVLFIRFFVFESFNIISPSMMPTLLPGDCILVTKFNYRINNPFTKKNLIQYNHPQRGEIVIFNHSKDNHKNYIKRIIGIPGDKIYYDEINKKLTIYKNYNFKNEYNQKIFINYYVLNNQINRYLDQTKQEKYIMIKIYIENINPCKHNILIIQNNQNALKLYNFSKKNTWIIPKGYYFVMGDNRNDSLDSRYFGLISEKNIIGKANYIWMSFEKQPNSWLKKIRFNRIGKIN; this is encoded by the coding sequence ATGAAAAATATTTTTTTTAATGTATTATATAGTTTAATTTTAATTACAGGAATCGTTTGGTTATTTAATATAATTTACTTAATAATTAATAAAATATCTGATTTTAGAAAATCAAATATTATACAATGTAAGAATAATTCTAAAGATAATCATAAAACAATAAATAATAAATCTTTTATAAATACTATAGGATCATTTTTTCCGGTTTTAATTATAGTATTGTTTATAAGATTTTTTGTATTTGAATCATTTAATATTATATCTCCATCAATGATGCCAACACTCCTACCTGGAGATTGCATATTAGTTACAAAATTTAATTATAGAATTAATAATCCGTTTACAAAAAAAAATCTTATACAATATAATCATCCTCAAAGAGGAGAAATTGTTATTTTTAACCATTCTAAAGATAATCATAAAAATTATATAAAAAGAATTATAGGAATTCCTGGAGATAAAATTTATTACGACGAAATCAACAAAAAATTAACAATTTATAAAAATTATAACTTTAAAAATGAATATAATCAAAAAATTTTTATTAACTATTATGTTTTAAATAATCAAATAAATAGATATTTAGACCAAACCAAACAAGAAAAATATATAATGATTAAAATTTATATAGAAAATATAAATCCTTGTAAGCATAATATATTAATAATCCAAAACAATCAAAACGCATTAAAATTATATAATTTTTCCAAAAAAAATACTTGGATAATACCAAAAGGATATTATTTTGTCATGGGAGATAACCGAAATGATAGCTTAGATAGTAGATATTTTGGATTAATTTCAGAAAAAAATATAATTGGAAAGGCTAATTATATATGGATGAGTTTTGAAAAACAACCTAATAGTTGGCTTAAAAAAATTAGATTTAATCGCATTGGAAAAATTAATTAA
- the argS gene encoding arginine--tRNA ligase, translated as MNIKQRISEKIQKSILNLGIPTKYLNKIYLTSHAKIGHYQINGIVNISQKLKINALKLSEKIIKELKKENFYNKMNISSPGFINIFLKQEWLSNKLEELITCSRLKISKQEPKKIIIDYSSPNMAKEMHVGHLRSTIIGDVMARTMEFLNHNVMRVNHIGDWGSQFGMIIAYFKKDYKNYKSINPSLKKIETIYQKSKKMYENYQLFKDLSKKCLVDLQNNDKNCISIWKDIIHKTIKNNEQIYQTLNVTLKNKHILGESFYIRFIPNMIEELKSKNIATQHQGKIIIYLNEIKNKKGKPMGVTIQKKDTRFLYSTIDLACLKYRVKELKADRIIYYTDTRQKQHLQQIKIISEKAGYISKKCTLEHHAFGMILSKDKRPFKTRDGKLIKLKKLIEKSINKAKTIIKIKNPHFNNKKILKLSKIIGISAIKYSDLSRKRETNYIFDWKNMLSFDGNTAPYIQYTYTRIYSIIKKSKLKTEQIKGKIVLNKEIEIKLSIKLLQFEEIILEISKKGNPHILCTYLFKLASIFCKFYEKYPIIFAKKISIRNSRLKLSILTSRIIKKGLNILGIQTLKYM; from the coding sequence ATGAATATTAAACAAAGAATTTCAGAAAAAATTCAAAAATCTATATTAAATCTCGGAATACCTACTAAATATTTAAACAAAATTTATTTAACGTCACATGCAAAAATAGGACATTATCAAATTAATGGAATTGTTAACATATCTCAGAAGTTAAAAATCAATGCATTAAAATTATCAGAAAAAATTATTAAAGAATTAAAAAAAGAAAATTTTTACAATAAAATGAATATCTCTTCTCCTGGATTTATCAATATTTTTCTAAAACAAGAGTGGTTATCAAATAAATTAGAAGAACTTATAACATGCTCAAGATTAAAAATTTCTAAACAAGAACCAAAAAAAATTATTATAGATTACTCATCTCCCAATATGGCAAAAGAAATGCATGTAGGACATTTAAGATCAACTATTATCGGAGATGTAATGGCTAGAACTATGGAATTTTTAAATCATAATGTTATGCGAGTAAATCATATTGGAGACTGGGGATCACAATTTGGAATGATAATTGCATATTTTAAAAAAGATTATAAAAACTACAAATCCATTAACCCATCTTTAAAAAAAATTGAAACAATTTATCAAAAATCAAAAAAAATGTATGAAAACTATCAATTATTTAAAGATTTATCTAAAAAATGTTTAGTTGACCTTCAAAATAATGATAAAAATTGTATATCTATATGGAAAGATATCATTCATAAAACAATAAAAAATAACGAACAAATATATCAAACACTTAATGTGACCTTAAAAAATAAACATATTTTAGGAGAAAGTTTTTATATTCGTTTCATTCCAAATATGATAGAAGAACTAAAAAGTAAAAATATTGCAACGCAACATCAAGGAAAAATAATAATATATTTAAATGAAATAAAAAATAAAAAAGGAAAACCAATGGGTGTTACTATTCAAAAAAAAGATACTAGATTTTTATATTCTACAATTGATTTAGCGTGTTTAAAATATCGAGTAAAAGAATTAAAAGCAGACCGTATTATCTACTATACAGATACACGTCAAAAACAACATTTACAACAAATAAAAATTATTTCAGAAAAAGCTGGATATATTTCTAAAAAATGTACACTTGAACATCATGCATTTGGTATGATACTTTCAAAAGATAAACGCCCTTTTAAAACAAGAGATGGAAAATTAATTAAATTAAAAAAACTAATAGAAAAATCAATAAATAAAGCAAAAACAATAATTAAAATAAAAAATCCACATTTTAATAATAAAAAAATATTAAAATTATCTAAAATTATTGGAATTAGCGCAATTAAGTATTCAGATTTATCTAGAAAAAGAGAAACAAATTACATTTTTGACTGGAAAAATATGTTATCATTTGATGGAAATACAGCACCTTACATACAGTATACATATACTCGTATTTATTCTATCATTAAAAAATCAAAATTAAAAACAGAACAAATTAAAGGAAAAATTGTATTGAATAAAGAAATTGAAATTAAATTATCCATAAAATTATTACAATTTGAAGAAATTATTCTGGAAATTTCAAAAAAAGGAAATCCTCATATTTTATGCACATACTTATTTAAATTAGCATCAATATTCTGTAAATTTTACGAAAAATACCCAATTATTTTTGCTAAAAAAATAAGTATCCGAAACAGTAGACTAAAATTATCTATATTAACAAGTCGTATTATTAAAAAGGGATTAAATATATTAGGAATACAAACATTAAAATATATGTAA
- the smpB gene encoding SsrA-binding protein SmpB, whose translation MIYKKNDKNFKNNIIVNKKAYYNYFIESTLEAGLVLQGWEVKSLRKKQVNINSGYLLFNHGKMYLVSIDIQPCLTSISNAFHNQTHRDRQILLHRREIFFLYGKYQIKGYSLIALSLYWKNAWCKLQIGVARGKNVRDKREHKKKQEWIIQKNRLIKNFL comes from the coding sequence ATGATATACAAAAAAAATGATAAAAATTTTAAAAATAATATTATTGTTAATAAAAAAGCATATTATAATTATTTTATAGAAAGTACCCTTGAAGCTGGTTTAGTTTTACAAGGTTGGGAAGTAAAATCATTAAGAAAAAAGCAAGTAAATATTAATAGTGGTTATTTATTATTTAACCATGGAAAAATGTATCTAGTTAGTATAGATATTCAACCATGTTTAACATCTATTTCTAATGCATTTCATAATCAAACACATCGAGACCGACAAATATTATTACATCGTAGGGAAATTTTTTTTTTATATGGAAAATATCAAATTAAAGGATATAGTTTAATTGCTCTTTCTTTATATTGGAAGAATGCTTGGTGTAAATTACAAATTGGAGTTGCTAGAGGTAAAAATGTACGCGATAAAAGAGAACATAAAAAAAAACAAGAATGGATAATTCAAAAAAATAGATTAATTAAAAATTTTTTGTAA
- a CDS encoding proline--tRNA ligase, which yields MRTSKYLLYTLKEIPHNANTISHQLMLRAGLIRKSASGLYIWLPNGIRIIKNIKKIIRKEMNRCGGIEICFPIMQTDKLWKKSNRLEQYGKELIKLYDRNQNCFILSPTHEEIITDFISTEIISYKKLPILLYQIQTKFRDEIRPRSGTIRSREFIMKDAYSFHHTNKSLEKTYQKIYKTYTTIFNKLNLKFYSVKAESGLIGGKCSHEFQAISNNGEDKIIIKDNQNHQKNNQINSYQPNAQKIKIFYIKKYIKINDYFKKKIINLQKMLFYIKDKIIKIFILKKHQNFIALFIRGDEQFHINQNSYLKKKQLNFANKIEILNNILKNKKNINLSIPLIMDINVAKMNETLPIVIINNEYFIEYNLNQNFTGAKIQNIKIQNDILKISNSIEIGHIFKIGKKYSKIMNAQVKNKNGTKDFIHMGCYGIGISRIVAAIIEQNHDQNGIIWPNQIAPFQVLIIPINLKKCQKIQNISEKLYKDFKEKKIEVLLEDRHERIGIIFSDANLIGIPNIIIINQQTINENIVEYQTRKERKKINIHIKNIIPYITKKIQNNI from the coding sequence ATGCGTACAAGTAAATACTTATTATATACATTAAAAGAAATACCACACAACGCAAATACAATTAGCCATCAACTAATGTTAAGAGCTGGATTAATTAGAAAATCAGCATCCGGATTATATATTTGGTTACCAAATGGAATTCGAATAATCAAAAATATTAAAAAAATTATTAGAAAAGAAATGAATCGATGTGGAGGTATAGAAATCTGTTTTCCAATTATGCAAACAGATAAATTGTGGAAAAAAAGTAATCGATTAGAACAATATGGAAAAGAATTAATTAAATTATATGACCGTAATCAAAACTGTTTTATACTCAGCCCAACACATGAAGAAATAATAACTGATTTTATCAGTACAGAAATTATATCTTACAAAAAATTACCAATTCTATTATATCAAATACAAACAAAATTCAGAGATGAAATTAGACCACGATCCGGAACTATTAGATCACGTGAATTTATCATGAAAGATGCATATTCTTTTCATCATACTAACAAATCTTTAGAAAAGACATATCAAAAAATTTACAAAACATATACTACAATATTTAATAAATTAAATTTAAAGTTCTATTCTGTAAAAGCAGAATCAGGACTTATTGGTGGAAAATGTTCACACGAATTTCAAGCGATATCTAATAATGGAGAAGATAAAATTATTATTAAAGATAACCAGAATCATCAAAAAAATAATCAAATCAATTCATATCAACCAAACGCACAAAAAATTAAAATTTTTTATATAAAAAAATATATAAAAATAAATGATTATTTTAAAAAAAAAATCATCAATCTTCAAAAAATGTTATTTTATATTAAAGATAAAATTATAAAAATTTTTATTTTAAAAAAGCATCAAAATTTTATAGCATTGTTTATAAGAGGTGATGAACAATTTCATATAAATCAAAATTCTTATTTAAAAAAAAAACAATTAAATTTTGCAAATAAAATAGAAATATTAAATAATATTTTAAAAAATAAAAAAAATATTAATTTATCTATTCCATTAATTATGGATATTAATGTTGCTAAAATGAATGAAACTCTTCCTATAGTAATTATTAATAATGAATATTTTATCGAATATAATTTAAATCAAAATTTTACTGGAGCTAAAATTCAAAACATTAAAATCCAAAATGATATTTTAAAAATAAGCAATTCAATTGAAATAGGTCATATTTTTAAAATCGGTAAAAAATATTCAAAAATTATGAATGCTCAGGTAAAAAATAAAAATGGAACAAAAGATTTTATACATATGGGATGTTATGGAATAGGAATCAGTAGAATAGTAGCAGCAATTATTGAACAAAATCACGATCAAAATGGAATTATCTGGCCTAATCAAATAGCACCATTTCAGGTATTAATTATCCCTATTAATCTTAAAAAGTGTCAAAAAATTCAAAACATATCAGAAAAATTATACAAAGATTTTAAAGAAAAAAAAATCGAAGTATTACTAGAAGATAGACATGAAAGAATTGGAATAATTTTTTCTGATGCTAATTTAATTGGTATTCCAAATATTATAATTATTAATCAACAGACTATTAATGAAAACATTGTAGAATATCAAACGAGAAAAGAAAGAAAAAAAATTAATATACATATTAAAAATATCATACCATATATTACAAAAAAAATACAAAATAACATATAA
- the gpt gene encoding xanthine phosphoribosyltransferase, translating to MKKKFIVTWERFQIYSRQLAYKLSLIKKWKKIIAVSRGGLVPAACIAQELGIRFVDTICIASYNDQKLQNDVKIIKIAKNYNQSTLIIDDLSDTGGTARIIHKIYPKSYFFTVFAKPMGCMFVNGYIVNVPQDVWVEQPWEIPEHGFFLTFRKSNYI from the coding sequence ATGAAAAAAAAATTTATTGTTACTTGGGAAAGGTTTCAAATATATTCGCGTCAATTAGCTTATAAATTATCTTTAATTAAGAAATGGAAAAAAATTATTGCTGTTAGTAGAGGGGGACTAGTTCCAGCTGCATGTATTGCTCAAGAATTAGGTATTCGTTTTGTAGATACTATTTGCATTGCAAGTTATAATGATCAAAAATTACAAAATGATGTAAAAATTATTAAAATTGCTAAAAATTATAATCAATCTACTTTAATTATAGATGATTTATCAGATACTGGAGGTACAGCAAGGATTATTCATAAGATATATCCAAAATCTTATTTTTTTACAGTTTTTGCAAAACCAATGGGTTGTATGTTCGTTAATGGATATATTGTTAATGTACCTCAAGATGTATGGGTTGAACAACCCTGGGAAATACCAGAACATGGTTTTTTTTTGACGTTTAGAAAATCTAATTATATATAA
- the acpS gene encoding holo-ACP synthase, giving the protein MSIIGVGIDIIKISRLKNIVKKFGKKFIKRILSKKEFQEFSNNPKDISFLAKRFAAKEAASKSLGIGIQNNIQLNHFEVYHDHLGKPKINFLKQAKIFLKKLNIKSIHISITDEKKYACAVIIIESK; this is encoded by the coding sequence ATGTCAATTATTGGAGTAGGAATAGATATTATTAAAATATCAAGATTAAAAAATATAGTTAAAAAATTTGGAAAAAAATTTATCAAACGTATTTTATCTAAAAAAGAATTTCAAGAATTTTCAAATAACCCAAAAGATATTTCTTTTCTTGCTAAACGTTTTGCAGCAAAAGAAGCAGCATCAAAATCTTTAGGGATAGGTATACAGAATAATATTCAATTAAACCATTTTGAAGTATACCATGATCATCTTGGAAAACCAAAAATAAATTTTTTAAAACAAGCAAAAATTTTTTTAAAAAAATTAAATATTAAATCAATACATATTAGTATAACAGATGAAAAAAAATATGCTTGTGCTGTTATAATTATTGAGTCAAAATAA
- a CDS encoding nucleotide exchange factor GrpE, whose amino-acid sequence MQKKNSEIKNLILKKKKKILYLKKQSKKKLKTLMDRIEKDISNTYKYSLSSFIIDLLPDIDNLEKAVFSSRKENSDIPDIPDIPDIPDISEIHVQLTSILELFLKLFNSYNIKIINEVNVPFDPNIHQAIMLSESKTVQSNYIIQIMQKGYKLHNRLLRPAMVIVSK is encoded by the coding sequence ATGCAAAAAAAAAATAGTGAAATTAAAAATTTAATTTTAAAAAAAAAAAAAAAAATATTATACCTTAAAAAACAATCAAAAAAAAAGCTTAAAACTTTAATGGATAGAATTGAAAAAGATATTAGTAATACCTATAAGTATTCTCTTTCTAGCTTTATTATTGATTTATTACCTGATATTGATAATTTAGAAAAAGCAGTTTTTTCATCTAGAAAAGAAAATTCTGATATTCCTGATATTCCTGATATTCCTGATATTCCTGATATTTCTGAAATTCATGTTCAATTAACTTCTATTTTAGAATTATTTTTAAAATTATTTAATTCATATAATATTAAAATAATTAATGAAGTGAATGTTCCTTTTGATCCAAATATTCATCAAGCAATCATGTTATCCGAGTCTAAGACTGTTCAGTCAAATTATATTATTCAAATTATGCAAAAAGGATATAAATTACATAATCGTTTATTAAGACCAGCTATGGTTATAGTTTCGAAATAA
- the tadA gene encoding tRNA adenosine(34) deaminase TadA, whose amino-acid sequence MNNNFLNIKDTFWMQYALILANQAQLNGEVPVGAVLIFNNRIIGAGLNSSISNHDPTAHAEILALQEGGKILKNYRLINTTLYVTLEPCIMCLGAILNSRINRLVLGSCSNRNVKKSQITVDLLKEIKNNTKIQVDYSIYNSICTNLITNFFKNKRN is encoded by the coding sequence TTGAATAATAATTTTTTAAATATAAAAGATACTTTTTGGATGCAATATGCTTTGATTTTAGCTAATCAAGCACAATTAAATGGTGAAGTACCAGTAGGTGCTGTATTAATCTTTAATAATCGAATTATTGGTGCTGGTTTAAATTCATCGATTTCTAATCATGATCCTACTGCACATGCAGAAATTCTTGCCTTGCAAGAAGGTGGAAAAATTTTAAAGAATTATAGGTTAATTAATACTACATTATATGTCACTTTGGAACCATGTATCATGTGCTTAGGAGCTATTTTAAATAGTCGTATCAATCGTTTAGTATTAGGATCTTGTTCAAATAGAAATGTTAAAAAATCACAGATTACAGTTGATTTGTTAAAAGAAATTAAAAATAATACTAAGATTCAAGTTGATTATTCTATATATAATTCTATATGTACTAATTTAATAACAAATTTTTTTAAAAATAAAAGAAATTAA